A window of the Zeugodacus cucurbitae isolate PBARC_wt_2022May chromosome 4, idZeuCucr1.2, whole genome shotgun sequence genome harbors these coding sequences:
- the LOC105216576 gene encoding IST1 homolog isoform X3: MFSSGPNYTKLKTNLRLALNRLKLLEKKKAELAQKARKEIADYLATGKTERARIRVEHIIREDYLVEAMEIIEMYCDLVLARFGLITQMKELDDGIAEAVSSLVWVCPRLQSDVAELKVISDIFITKYGPQFAEHSRTATGEHHVSGKLMNKLQLQAPPKLLVEKYLIEIAKNYNIEYEPDPQVMQEENTNAEAQAHLIDLSDRNNLGGGGAVGPPPQMGFIGYPSLPPLPDPPAAKPFNYPPPYGQGSQTGGVSGVSTNGPYQQQPFSYNIPPTQSGYEQKDLNTSFINRPKPYDDPPPRYTSINPFNMQDGNKPKPQPRQKLPQPGASAPPASSDIPNLPNVPQEMPDMTRDEEKPRNTDNDDIDFDDLSRRFENLKKRK; this comes from the exons atgttttctagTGGACCAAACtatacaaaattgaaaacaaatctCCGTCTAGCTTTGAACCGTCTTAAATTGCTAGAGAAGAAAAAGGCAGAACTAGCACAAAAGGCTCGTAAGGAAATTGCCGACTATTTGGCTACAGGGAAAACAGAACGAGCACGAATTCGTGTAGAGCATATAATTCG TGAGGATTATCTTGTGGAAGCTATGGAAATTATAGAAATGTATTGTGATTTGGTGCTTGCGCGATTCGGTTTGATTACACAAATGAAAGAATTAGATGATGGAATAGCTGAAGCTGTATCTAGTTTGGTTTGGGTATGCCCTCGATTACAAAGTGATGTAGCGGAGCTCAAGGTAATTTCGGACATTTTCATTACGAAATATGGTCCCCAATTTGCGGAGCATTCACGCACTGCGACTGGAGAACATCATGTGTCCGGAAAACTAATGAATAAACTTCAACTCCAAGCACCTCCGAAATTgcttgttgaaaaatatttaattgaaatcgcaaaaaattataacattgaGTATGAGCCAGATCCACAAGTTATGCAAGAAGAAAACACAAATG ctGAGGCACAAGCTCATTTGATTGATTTATCTGATAGAAACAACCTTGGAGGTGGTGGTGCAGTAGGGCCACCCCCACAAATGGGGTTCATCGGATATCCATCACTTCCACCTTTGCCTGACCCACCAGCTGCGAAACCATTTAATTACCCACCACCATATGGTCAAGGGTCTCAAACTGGTGGTGTTAGTGGTGTTTCAACCAACGGAccataccaacaacaaccattTTCTTACAATATACCACCCACACAATCTGGTTATGAACAAAAGGATTTAAATACATCATTCAtaaat CGTCCTAAACCATATGATGATCCCCCACCGCGATATACATCAATTAATCCTTTTAATATGCAG GACGGAAATAAACCAAAACCGCAGCCACGACAAAAATTGCCGCAACCAGGTGCAAGTGCACCACCAGCTTCGTCAGACATACCAAATTTGCCGAATGTTCCTCAGGAAATGCCTGATATGACGAGAGATGAAGAAAAACCTAGAAACACCGATAATGATGATATAGACTTTGACGATTTATCACGtcgttttgaaaatttgaaaaaacgcAAATAA
- the LOC105216576 gene encoding IST1 homolog isoform X1, with the protein MFSSGPNYTKLKTNLRLALNRLKLLEKKKAELAQKARKEIADYLATGKTERARIRVEHIIREDYLVEAMEIIEMYCDLVLARFGLITQMKELDDGIAEAVSSLVWVCPRLQSDVAELKVISDIFITKYGPQFAEHSRTATGEHHVSGKLMNKLQLQAPPKLLVEKYLIEIAKNYNIEYEPDPQVMQEENTNAEAQAHLIDLSDRNNLGGGGAVGPPPQMGFIGYPSLPPLPDPPAAKPFNYPPPYGQGSQTGGVSGVSTNGPYQQQPFSYNIPPTQSGYEQKDLNTSFINNELTNDLSSKVAEGGTYSICNENSPDENILRPKPYDDPPPRYTSINPFNMQDGNKPKPQPRQKLPQPGASAPPASSDIPNLPNVPQEMPDMTRDEEKPRNTDNDDIDFDDLSRRFENLKKRK; encoded by the exons atgttttctagTGGACCAAACtatacaaaattgaaaacaaatctCCGTCTAGCTTTGAACCGTCTTAAATTGCTAGAGAAGAAAAAGGCAGAACTAGCACAAAAGGCTCGTAAGGAAATTGCCGACTATTTGGCTACAGGGAAAACAGAACGAGCACGAATTCGTGTAGAGCATATAATTCG TGAGGATTATCTTGTGGAAGCTATGGAAATTATAGAAATGTATTGTGATTTGGTGCTTGCGCGATTCGGTTTGATTACACAAATGAAAGAATTAGATGATGGAATAGCTGAAGCTGTATCTAGTTTGGTTTGGGTATGCCCTCGATTACAAAGTGATGTAGCGGAGCTCAAGGTAATTTCGGACATTTTCATTACGAAATATGGTCCCCAATTTGCGGAGCATTCACGCACTGCGACTGGAGAACATCATGTGTCCGGAAAACTAATGAATAAACTTCAACTCCAAGCACCTCCGAAATTgcttgttgaaaaatatttaattgaaatcgcaaaaaattataacattgaGTATGAGCCAGATCCACAAGTTATGCAAGAAGAAAACACAAATG ctGAGGCACAAGCTCATTTGATTGATTTATCTGATAGAAACAACCTTGGAGGTGGTGGTGCAGTAGGGCCACCCCCACAAATGGGGTTCATCGGATATCCATCACTTCCACCTTTGCCTGACCCACCAGCTGCGAAACCATTTAATTACCCACCACCATATGGTCAAGGGTCTCAAACTGGTGGTGTTAGTGGTGTTTCAACCAACGGAccataccaacaacaaccattTTCTTACAATATACCACCCACACAATCTGGTTATGAACAAAAGGATTTAAATACATCATTCAtaaat AATGAATTAACCAATGATCTTTCATCAAAAGTAGCAGAAGGAGGAACTTATAGTATTTGCAACGAAAACAGTCCTgatgaaaatattttg CGTCCTAAACCATATGATGATCCCCCACCGCGATATACATCAATTAATCCTTTTAATATGCAG GACGGAAATAAACCAAAACCGCAGCCACGACAAAAATTGCCGCAACCAGGTGCAAGTGCACCACCAGCTTCGTCAGACATACCAAATTTGCCGAATGTTCCTCAGGAAATGCCTGATATGACGAGAGATGAAGAAAAACCTAGAAACACCGATAATGATGATATAGACTTTGACGATTTATCACGtcgttttgaaaatttgaaaaaacgcAAATAA
- the LOC105216576 gene encoding IST1 homolog isoform X2, with protein MFSSGPNYTKLKTNLRLALNRLKLLEKKKAELAQKARKEIADYLATGKTERARIRVEHIIREDYLVEAMEIIEMYCDLVLARFGLITQMKELDDGIAEAVSSLVWVCPRLQSDVAELKVISDIFITKYGPQFAEHSRTATGEHHVSGKLMNKLQLQAPPKLLVEKYLIEIAKNYNIEYEPDPQVMQEENTNAEAQAHLIDLSDRNNLGGGGAVGPPPQMGFIGYPSLPPLPDPPAAKPFNYPPPYGQGSQTGGVSGVSTNGPYQQQPFSYNIPPTQSGYEQKDLNTSFINNELTNDLSSKVAEGGTYSICNENSPDENILDGNKPKPQPRQKLPQPGASAPPASSDIPNLPNVPQEMPDMTRDEEKPRNTDNDDIDFDDLSRRFENLKKRK; from the exons atgttttctagTGGACCAAACtatacaaaattgaaaacaaatctCCGTCTAGCTTTGAACCGTCTTAAATTGCTAGAGAAGAAAAAGGCAGAACTAGCACAAAAGGCTCGTAAGGAAATTGCCGACTATTTGGCTACAGGGAAAACAGAACGAGCACGAATTCGTGTAGAGCATATAATTCG TGAGGATTATCTTGTGGAAGCTATGGAAATTATAGAAATGTATTGTGATTTGGTGCTTGCGCGATTCGGTTTGATTACACAAATGAAAGAATTAGATGATGGAATAGCTGAAGCTGTATCTAGTTTGGTTTGGGTATGCCCTCGATTACAAAGTGATGTAGCGGAGCTCAAGGTAATTTCGGACATTTTCATTACGAAATATGGTCCCCAATTTGCGGAGCATTCACGCACTGCGACTGGAGAACATCATGTGTCCGGAAAACTAATGAATAAACTTCAACTCCAAGCACCTCCGAAATTgcttgttgaaaaatatttaattgaaatcgcaaaaaattataacattgaGTATGAGCCAGATCCACAAGTTATGCAAGAAGAAAACACAAATG ctGAGGCACAAGCTCATTTGATTGATTTATCTGATAGAAACAACCTTGGAGGTGGTGGTGCAGTAGGGCCACCCCCACAAATGGGGTTCATCGGATATCCATCACTTCCACCTTTGCCTGACCCACCAGCTGCGAAACCATTTAATTACCCACCACCATATGGTCAAGGGTCTCAAACTGGTGGTGTTAGTGGTGTTTCAACCAACGGAccataccaacaacaaccattTTCTTACAATATACCACCCACACAATCTGGTTATGAACAAAAGGATTTAAATACATCATTCAtaaat AATGAATTAACCAATGATCTTTCATCAAAAGTAGCAGAAGGAGGAACTTATAGTATTTGCAACGAAAACAGTCCTgatgaaaatattttg GACGGAAATAAACCAAAACCGCAGCCACGACAAAAATTGCCGCAACCAGGTGCAAGTGCACCACCAGCTTCGTCAGACATACCAAATTTGCCGAATGTTCCTCAGGAAATGCCTGATATGACGAGAGATGAAGAAAAACCTAGAAACACCGATAATGATGATATAGACTTTGACGATTTATCACGtcgttttgaaaatttgaaaaaacgcAAATAA
- the LOC105216576 gene encoding IST1 homolog isoform X4, producing the protein MFSSGPNYTKLKTNLRLALNRLKLLEKKKAELAQKARKEIADYLATGKTERARIRVEHIIREDYLVEAMEIIEMYCDLVLARFGLITQMKELDDGIAEAVSSLVWVCPRLQSDVAELKVISDIFITKYGPQFAEHSRTATGEHHVSGKLMNKLQLQAPPKLLVEKYLIEIAKNYNIEYEPDPQVMQEENTNAEAQAHLIDLSDRNNLGGGGAVGPPPQMGFIGYPSLPPLPDPPAAKPFNYPPPYGQGSQTGGVSGVSTNGPYQQQPFSYNIPPTQSGYEQKDLNTSFINDGNKPKPQPRQKLPQPGASAPPASSDIPNLPNVPQEMPDMTRDEEKPRNTDNDDIDFDDLSRRFENLKKRK; encoded by the exons atgttttctagTGGACCAAACtatacaaaattgaaaacaaatctCCGTCTAGCTTTGAACCGTCTTAAATTGCTAGAGAAGAAAAAGGCAGAACTAGCACAAAAGGCTCGTAAGGAAATTGCCGACTATTTGGCTACAGGGAAAACAGAACGAGCACGAATTCGTGTAGAGCATATAATTCG TGAGGATTATCTTGTGGAAGCTATGGAAATTATAGAAATGTATTGTGATTTGGTGCTTGCGCGATTCGGTTTGATTACACAAATGAAAGAATTAGATGATGGAATAGCTGAAGCTGTATCTAGTTTGGTTTGGGTATGCCCTCGATTACAAAGTGATGTAGCGGAGCTCAAGGTAATTTCGGACATTTTCATTACGAAATATGGTCCCCAATTTGCGGAGCATTCACGCACTGCGACTGGAGAACATCATGTGTCCGGAAAACTAATGAATAAACTTCAACTCCAAGCACCTCCGAAATTgcttgttgaaaaatatttaattgaaatcgcaaaaaattataacattgaGTATGAGCCAGATCCACAAGTTATGCAAGAAGAAAACACAAATG ctGAGGCACAAGCTCATTTGATTGATTTATCTGATAGAAACAACCTTGGAGGTGGTGGTGCAGTAGGGCCACCCCCACAAATGGGGTTCATCGGATATCCATCACTTCCACCTTTGCCTGACCCACCAGCTGCGAAACCATTTAATTACCCACCACCATATGGTCAAGGGTCTCAAACTGGTGGTGTTAGTGGTGTTTCAACCAACGGAccataccaacaacaaccattTTCTTACAATATACCACCCACACAATCTGGTTATGAACAAAAGGATTTAAATACATCATTCAtaaat GACGGAAATAAACCAAAACCGCAGCCACGACAAAAATTGCCGCAACCAGGTGCAAGTGCACCACCAGCTTCGTCAGACATACCAAATTTGCCGAATGTTCCTCAGGAAATGCCTGATATGACGAGAGATGAAGAAAAACCTAGAAACACCGATAATGATGATATAGACTTTGACGATTTATCACGtcgttttgaaaatttgaaaaaacgcAAATAA
- the LOC105216577 gene encoding ribosome maturation protein SBDS: MSKIFTPTNQIRLTNVAVVRLKKGGKRFEIACYKNKVLSWRSNTEKDIDEVLQTHTVFTNVSKGQAAKKEELMKAFGKSDETEVCKEILAKGELQVSEKERQSVLDTQLNSIINSVAALCVNPETRRPYPATIIEKSLKDAHFSVKMNKNTKQQTLDAIKLLREHIPLERSRMKLRVSFAGKEGGNRLKESVSKLATKVEHEEWDDAILHMTLFIDPGNYRVIDDLIRNETRGKGLVELIELKEVVESEEIF, from the exons atGTCGAAAATCTTTACTCCAACAAACCAGATACGTCTAACAAATGTAGCAGTTGTAAGGCTGAAAAAAGGTGGCAAACGATTTGAAATTGCttgctacaaaaacaaagtcCTATCCTGGCGTAGCAACAC AGAAAAGGATATTGACGAAGTTCTTCAGACACATACAGTTTTCACAAATGTGTCCAAAGGGCAAGCGgcaaaaaaagaagaactaaTGAAGGCATTTGGAAAAAGTGATGAAACCGAAGTATGCAAGGAGATTCTAGCAAAAGGAGAACTCCAGGTATCTGAGAAGGAACGACAATCTGTTCTAGATACCCAATTAAATAGCATTATAAACAGTGTGGCAGCATTATGTGTTAACCCTGAGACTCGTCGTCCCTATCCGGCAACCATTATTGAAAAGTCACTAAAGGATGCTCACTTTTCtgttaaaatgaacaaaaataCAAAGCAACAGACACTAGATGCTATAAAGTTACTCCGTGAACATATACCATTAGAGCGTTCACGCATGAAGCTCCGTGTTTCTTTTGCTGGCAAAGAAGGAGGCAATCGGTTGAAAGAGTCTGTTAGCAAATTAGCTACAAAAGTTGAACATGAAGAATGGGATGATGCTATACTGCATATGACATTATTTATAGACCCTGGTAACTACCGTGTTATCGACGACCTTATACGAAATGAAACCAGAGGCAAAGGACTTGTTGAACTAATCGAGTTAAAGGAAGTTGTGGAGAGcgaagaaattttttaa